In Haematobia irritans isolate KBUSLIRL chromosome 1, ASM5000362v1, whole genome shotgun sequence, a genomic segment contains:
- the LOC142229005 gene encoding uncharacterized protein LOC142229005 encodes MSEILNVTEKPFSDENITKKDYHSYVPYIHSFKNNDEIRITIQNQDLYVLPAESYIYIEGIITVASGEKAANARLRNNCVAYMFDEIRYELNGVEIDRSRYLGISSTIKNFASLTSFESNMLLNAGWSSLKDIAVNTFNFYVPLKMLLGFAEDFNKIILHSKHELILHRSSNDSQACYSLDPKENLNLTITNVMWRIPHVQLSDPMKIKVMKTVRDGTSLPIAFRSWDCHFNPTFFGSVKCNWNVKLSLNRERPRFILFAFEREGKFVHCNLTNIKVHLNSETYPYDDLNLKFDENRYAILYDMYTKFQENYYQRETQPILGLDDFKTSPLIIIDVSHQNEMIKHGPIDVKLEIETSKPITPNTHAYCLILHDRLMEYTPLTGVVRKII; translated from the coding sequence ATGTCAGAAATTCTTAATGTCACTGAGAAGCCGTTTTCCGATGAAAATATAACTAAAAAAGACTATCATAGTTATGTTCCATATATTCActcatttaaaaataatgatGAGATTAGAATTACCATACAAAATCAAGACTTGTACGTATTGCCAGCTGAAAGTTATATTTACATAGAGGGTATCATAACAGTGGCTAGTGGAGAGAAAGCGGCCAACGCACGTTTAAGAAACAATTGTGTGGCATACATGTTTGATGAAATCCGCTATGAGCTTAATGGTGTTGAAATTGATCGATCGAGATATCTTGGTATATCAAgcacaataaaaaatttcgctTCCCTAACAAGTTTTGAGAGTAATATGCTCCTGAACGCAGGATGGAGTTCTTTGAAAGATATAGCTGTGAACACATTCAATTTTTATGTTCCATTAAAGATGTTACTGGGTTTTGCcgaagatttcaataaaattatattgcaTAGCAAGCATGAGTTAATACTTCATCGAAGTTCTAACGATAGCCAAGCATGTTATTCATTGGATCCAaaggaaaatctaaatttaACCATTACCAATGTAATGTGGAGGATACCCCATGTACAGCTCTCTGaccctatgaaaataaaagtcaTGAAAACTGTACGTGATGGAACATCATTACCGATTGCATTTCGAAGTTGGGATTGTCATTTTAATCCCACTTTCTTTGGATCGGTGAAATGCAACTGGAATGTAAAGCTGTCGCTGAATAGGGAGAGACCACGATTCATTTTGTTTGCATTTGAACGGGAAGGAAAGTTTGTTCACTGTAACTTAACAAACATAAAAGTGCATTTGAATTCAGAGACCTATCCGTAtgatgatttaaatttaaaatttgatgaaaatagaTATGCCATACTCTATGATATGTatactaaatttcaagaaaattattatcaaaGGGAGACACAACCAATCTTAGGCCTTGATGATTTCAAGACCTCGCCACTAATAATCATTGATGTTAGCCATCAAAATGAAATGATAAAGCATGGTCCAATAGACGTTAAACTCGAAATTGAAACGAGTAAACCAATCACACCAAATACACATGCCTACTGTCTTATACTGCACGATCGCCTGATGGAATACACACCTTTGACTGGAGTTGttcgaaaaattatttaa